The Iamia sp. SCSIO 61187 genomic sequence CGTCCACCGCCCGCCCCAGGAGGGCGCCGTGCCGCCCGTGCCGCCAGACCCGCAGGTCGTCGTCGGTGTCTCGCCCGCGGGCCGCCGTCGAGGTGATCGGGTCCAACCCGTCGGACCCCAGAGCGACGAGGTTGCCCTCGATGCGGTCCTCGAAGGCCTCGGGCTCGTTGACGCTCAGGGGCTTGGGCCGTGCCCCCCGGAGAACGCCGCCGACGAGCGACTCGCCGTCGACCTCCCAGTCGACGTCGATGCCGACCAGCTCGGCCACGGTCGGCACCACGTCCAGGGCGGAGACGCTGTCGTCCACCACCTGCCCGTCCTCCTGGCCCGGCTCCTTGATGAACAGCGGGCTCCACGCCAGCGGCACGACGGTCTCGGGGTCGACGACCCGCATGTGGTGACCAGGCTCGAAGGCGACGCCGTGGTCCGAGGTGACGACCACGACAGCGTCGTCCCACAGCCCCACCCGCTGGAGGCGGGCGATCACGGCCCCGAGGAGCCGGTCGGTCCACTGGAGCTGCAGGAGGTGGCGGGTCCGGGCGGCGTCGGCCAGATCCGCGCCCGTCTCCCCCGGTGGCCAGAAGAGCAGGAACTCGGCCCCGAACGGGGGGTCGGGCGCATCGTGGGTCTCACCGGTCGGAAGGATCCGCCAGGGCACGTGCGGGAGCGGGGCGTGCAGGTACTCGAAGGCGGGCCGGTCGCCGGAGCGCTCCTCGATGCCGCTGAGGAACTCGAGCACGACGCGGCTGAGGTCATCGGGCTCGGTCTTGCCCTCGATGGTCTGCTCCGCATCGAAGGTCGGCGCCGCCGGCCACACCTGCGACCACCACAGGGTGCGGGCCACGTCGGTCAGCGCGTCCAACGGGTCCGGGGTCTCGGCCAGCTGGCGGGCGAGCAGCTCCTCGGCCTCCTCGTCGACGTCGCCGCCCCGCTCGGGGCACAGCGATCGCGGGCACATCTCGGTGGCCCACTCCTGGCCGTGGACATCGTGGGTCTCGGCCAGGAGGGTGATCAGGTTGTCCGGGTAGGAGGTGTGGGTGGCGGCCCGCTGGTCGGCCGCATCGGGCGTGATCCGGCCGGTCAGCAGGGCGGGCACGGAGGTCTGGGTCGCCGAGGTGACCGACGTGTGGTCGCGGTACCAGGTCGAGGTGCCGGCCAGCCGGGCGATGTTGGGGTACAGCTGGGCGTCGATCCCGCCCTCCCCGTCCACCAGCGACAGCGTGGGGAGCTCGTCGAGGACGATGAAGACCACCGGCGGGTGGTCCCCCGCCGGGCGAGCGTCGACCTCGACCGACGCCGGCCGCACGAGGGTCGACACCGGCGAGGCGAACACGAAGAAGGCGACGAGCACGACCGGGACCGGTGAGGCGTACCGCAGGAACCGGCGGCCCGGCTCCCAGCGGCGGTGGATCACCGCCGCGGCCGTCGCCGCGACGATCGCCGCCGCCGCCCTCGCCCCCTCGCCGCCACCGCTCTGGCGGGCTGCGCCGGACGCCGCCGCGGCCGCCAGGAGCGCGACCAGGACCGTCTGCGCCGCCGGCCGGACCCGTGGACCGAGCAGCCGGGTCGCGGCACCCAGCGCCCAGAGCCCGAGGATCGGGACCAGGGCCACGCTCAGCGCGAACAGCACGATCTCGCCGGGGCCGGCCTCGACGCCGGTGAAGGTCTCGGGGGACTCCCCGAAGGGCCCGAGCACCGGCTGCACGACGGCGAAGCCGACGAGCGCGGCCAGCTCGAGGGCCCACCCGACCTCGCGACGGAGGGCCGGTGCCCACCGCCGCCGGGTCCGGTCGGGAGGTGCCGTCTCCTCTCCCGCCATGAGAGGGGGACGGTACCAGGCACGTCTCTTCGGCCGGCCCGACCTCCGGGTAGCGTGGCCCGTCGTCCTGTCCGGCATCAGAGGAGACCGTCGTGCCCGCCACCGTCCTGGTCGGCACCCAGTGGGGTGACGAGGGCAAGGGTCGCTTCACCGACCTGATCGCCAAGGAGACCACCATGGTGGTCCGCTACCAGGGGGGCCACAACGCCGGCCACACCCTGGTGGTCGACGGCGAGACCTACGCCCTGCAGCTCCTGCCCAGCGGCATCCTGTACCCCCACGTCACGCCGGTCATCGGCAACGGCGTCGTGGTCGACCCGGCCGTCCTGCTCAAGGAGATGGACGACCTGGCCGCTCGGGGCGTCGACGTGTCGAAGGTCCGGGTCAGCGGCAACGCCCACCTGATCCTGCCGTTCCACCAGGAGATCGACCGGCTGACCGAGCGGCGGCTGGGCCGGTCGAAGCTGGGCACCACCAAGCGGGGCATCGGGCCCGCCTACGCCGACAAGTCCTCGCGGGTCGGGCTCCGGGTGCAGGACCTGCTCGACCCCAAGATCTTCCGGGCCAAGCTCGAGGTGCTGGCCAAGGAGAAGAACCAGGTCCTGGCCAAGGTCTTCAACCAGCTCCCGCTCGACGCCGACGAGATCGCCGACCGCTACCTCGACGAGCACCGGCCCCGGCTCGAGGCCCACATCGCCGACACCGTGGGCCTCGTGCACGACGCCCTCGAGGCCGGCCAGCACGTCCTGTTCGAGGGGGCCCAGGCCACCTTCCTCGACCTCGACCACGGGACCTATCCGTTCGTCACCTCGTCGAACCCCGTCGCCGGCGGGGTCTGCACCGGGGCCGGCGTCGGGCCCCGCTACATCGACCGGGTCGTCGGCGTGGCCAAGGCCTACGTCACCCGGGTCGGCACCGGCCCGTTCCCGACCGAGCTGGCCATGAGCTACGACGCCGTCGGCGGCAAGGACCGCGAGGGCGTCTCGGCCGAGGAGCTGCGCCTGGGCGACCACTTCGTCGACGTCGGCCACGAGTACGGCACCAACAGCGGGCGCCGCCGCCGGCCGGGCTGGTTCGACGCGGTGATGCTGCGCCACGCCGTCCGGCTCAACTCGCTGTCGGAGCTGGCGATCACCAAGCTCGACGTCCTCGACGCCCTCGACACGGTGAAGGTCTGCGTGGCCTACGAGGTCGACGGCCGTCGGGTCGAGCAGCTGCCGTACCACCAGACGGACCTGCACAAGGCGACGCCGATCTACGCCGAGATGCCCGGGTGGAAGACCGACCTGACCGAGGTCACCGAGACGGCGGCGCTCCCCGCCGAGGCCGTCGCCTACCTCGACCGGCTGGAGGCCGAGGTCGGCGTGCCCGTCACCCTCGTCGGCACCGGCCCCGGCCGGGACCAGTACGTCCACCGCCGCGACGCCATCGCGTAGGCCACGGAAGGTGCCAGGCACCTTCCGTGCCCGCCTAGTGTCCGGCCGGTGAAGGTCTGCGTGGTGGGGTCGGGGGGGCGCGAGCACGGGCTCGCCGTCGCCCTGGCCCGCACGGCCGAGGTCGTCGTCACCCCCGGGAACCCGGGGATCCCGGGCTCGGTGCCCACCCCGCCCGAGGAGCTCGACGCCGACCTGTTCGTCATCGGCCCCGAGCAGCCGCTCGTCGACGGGCTGGCCGACCGGTTGCGGGCCCAGGGCAAGCGGGTCCTCGGCCCCGGAGCCGACGGAGCCCGGCTCGAGGGGTCGAAGACGTTCATGAAGGAGGTCGTCACCGCCGCCGACGTGCCGACCGCCCGGTACGGGACCTTCACCGAGGTCGAGCCGGCGGTCGCCTTCCTCGAGACGCTCCCCGGGCCCTACGTCGTGAAGACCGACGGCCTCGCCGCCGGCAAGGGCGTGCTCGTCACCGGCTCGCTCGACGAGGCCGTGGCCGACGTGCGGGACAAGCTGTCGGGGACGTCGTTCGGCGACGCCGGCCGGCGGGTGGTGATCGAGGAGGGCCTCACCGGCCCCGAGGCCTCGGTGTTCGTGGTGTGCGACGGCGAGCGGGCCGTGGCCCTCCCGCCGGCGCAGGACTACAAGCGGGTGGGCGACGGCGACACCGGGCCCAACACCGGCGGCATGGGGGCGTGGTCGCCCTTCGCCGGCTGCCCCGACGACCTGGCCCGGGTCGTCGAGACCCGCTTCGCCGAGCCGACCCTCGCCGAGCTGCGGGCGCGCGGCATCGACTTCCGAGGCGTGCTCTACGCCGGGCTGTTCCTTACCCCCGACGGGCCCAAGCTGGTCGAGTACAACGTCCGCTTCGGCGACCCCGACTCCCAGGTCGTGCTGCTCCGCCTCACCTCCGACCTGGCCGACCTGTTGGCCGCCGCCGCTGACGGCGACCTGCGCCGGGCCGCCCCGGTCACCGCCTCCGACGACACCTTCGTCCTCGTCGTCGCCGCCTCCGACGGCTACCCCGTCGCCCCCCGCACCGGCGACCCCATCGAGGGGATCAAGGAGGCCCGCGCCGTCGACGGGGCCGAGGTCCTCTGCGCCGGGGTGGCCGCCGACGACGCCGGCGCCCTGGTCACCGCGGGCGGTCGGGTCCTCGACGTCCTGGGTCGCGGCCCCGACGCGGCCACCGCCCGCCGCCAGGCCTACGTCGCCCTGAGCGCCGTCTCCTGGCCCGGCATGCACCACCGCCGCGACATCGCGGCCCCCGTCGACCCCGAGCCCGTCGACCCCTGAACCCCCCACCCCCGCCGAACTCGGTGGCAGATGTGGGACGTCTGTCCGACATCTGCCACCGAGAACGAGATCGTGGGAGGCTCACCGCATGGTGCCGGTGGAGCTCGACCAGCCCTGATGCCCAGGCTGCGGGCGGCGGGCGACGGGGTGCGACGCTGGCTGCGCGTCGTCACCTCCCCACCGTGGCGACGGGCGCCGCTGCTGGTGGCCGCCAGCCCCGCCCTCGCCATCGGCGTCGCCGTCGCCGCCTTCGTGCTGGCCCTGGCCGGCGCGTCCCAGCCGCTCTTCTCGGCGGCGACCGGGCGGGCGTCGCTCCACCAGGACCTCGAGGAGGGGTGCGCCTTCGAGGTCGGCCTCCGCGTCGAGCGGGGCATCGCCCTCGACGGGCCGGGCACCGCGACCGGTGACCCGCTCGCGGCCCGGAGCGCCGTCCTCGACGAGGCCGTGGCACCGGTCGACGGTGTCGCCCCTGCCGTCGTCAGCGTGTTCGGCGGCGACGCGACCATCGCCCGGGCCGGCGCCGAGGCGGGCGAGACGGCGAGCG encodes the following:
- a CDS encoding sulfatase-like hydrolase/transferase is translated as MAGEETAPPDRTRRRWAPALRREVGWALELAALVGFAVVQPVLGPFGESPETFTGVEAGPGEIVLFALSVALVPILGLWALGAATRLLGPRVRPAAQTVLVALLAAAAASGAARQSGGGEGARAAAAIVAATAAAVIHRRWEPGRRFLRYASPVPVVLVAFFVFASPVSTLVRPASVEVDARPAGDHPPVVFIVLDELPTLSLVDGEGGIDAQLYPNIARLAGTSTWYRDHTSVTSATQTSVPALLTGRITPDAADQRAATHTSYPDNLITLLAETHDVHGQEWATEMCPRSLCPERGGDVDEEAEELLARQLAETPDPLDALTDVARTLWWSQVWPAAPTFDAEQTIEGKTEPDDLSRVVLEFLSGIEERSGDRPAFEYLHAPLPHVPWRILPTGETHDAPDPPFGAEFLLFWPPGETGADLADAARTRHLLQLQWTDRLLGAVIARLQRVGLWDDAVVVVTSDHGVAFEPGHHMRVVDPETVVPLAWSPLFIKEPGQEDGQVVDDSVSALDVVPTVAELVGIDVDWEVDGESLVGGVLRGARPKPLSVNEPEAFEDRIEGNLVALGSDGLDPITSTAARGRDTDDDLRVWRHGRHGALLGRAVDDLGVCDGRGASVDVERSPTWSDYLDGTLPADAPRPLWRQGTVEGDEDRDVTAVAAVVDDVVVGWSTVQTDGSARRFGLLLAEPLVRSATGDPAYFEVVDDPGCRLRPLAT
- the purD gene encoding phosphoribosylamine--glycine ligase; this encodes MKVCVVGSGGREHGLAVALARTAEVVVTPGNPGIPGSVPTPPEELDADLFVIGPEQPLVDGLADRLRAQGKRVLGPGADGARLEGSKTFMKEVVTAADVPTARYGTFTEVEPAVAFLETLPGPYVVKTDGLAAGKGVLVTGSLDEAVADVRDKLSGTSFGDAGRRVVIEEGLTGPEASVFVVCDGERAVALPPAQDYKRVGDGDTGPNTGGMGAWSPFAGCPDDLARVVETRFAEPTLAELRARGIDFRGVLYAGLFLTPDGPKLVEYNVRFGDPDSQVVLLRLTSDLADLLAAAADGDLRRAAPVTASDDTFVLVVAASDGYPVAPRTGDPIEGIKEARAVDGAEVLCAGVAADDAGALVTAGGRVLDVLGRGPDAATARRQAYVALSAVSWPGMHHRRDIAAPVDPEPVDP
- a CDS encoding adenylosuccinate synthase, yielding MPATVLVGTQWGDEGKGRFTDLIAKETTMVVRYQGGHNAGHTLVVDGETYALQLLPSGILYPHVTPVIGNGVVVDPAVLLKEMDDLAARGVDVSKVRVSGNAHLILPFHQEIDRLTERRLGRSKLGTTKRGIGPAYADKSSRVGLRVQDLLDPKIFRAKLEVLAKEKNQVLAKVFNQLPLDADEIADRYLDEHRPRLEAHIADTVGLVHDALEAGQHVLFEGAQATFLDLDHGTYPFVTSSNPVAGGVCTGAGVGPRYIDRVVGVAKAYVTRVGTGPFPTELAMSYDAVGGKDREGVSAEELRLGDHFVDVGHEYGTNSGRRRRPGWFDAVMLRHAVRLNSLSELAITKLDVLDALDTVKVCVAYEVDGRRVEQLPYHQTDLHKATPIYAEMPGWKTDLTEVTETAALPAEAVAYLDRLEAEVGVPVTLVGTGPGRDQYVHRRDAIA